A DNA window from Daucus carota subsp. sativus chromosome 3, DH1 v3.0, whole genome shotgun sequence contains the following coding sequences:
- the LOC108212587 gene encoding ABC transporter B family member 15 codes for MGSIRCIFIHAAGADNFLMFFGLIGAIGDGIFMPVLIYTTSKLMNAIGDTSAGIDSQFIRSINKNALALCYLACGQLFACFLEGYCWTRTAERQASRLRARYLKAVLRQDVGYFDLHVTSIAEVITSVSSDSLIIQDVISEKVPLVVMNVAAFFGAYLVGFLMLWRLAIVGLPLVVILVVPGLICGRNLMGIARDMRDEYNKAGTIVEKAISSIRTVYSFVGENKTTIEYSAALQGTVDLGIKQGLAKGLAIGSNGLVFAIWAFMSYYGSRMVMYHGAHGGTVFAVGAANALGGLSLGTALSNVKYFSEAIAAGERIMEMINRIPVIDSENKEGDILANVLGEVEFKHIEFAYPSRPETTIFKDLNLKIPAGKAVALVGGSGSGKSTVIALLQRFYDPVGGEIMVDGVGIEKLQLKWLRSQMGLVSQEPALFATTIKENILFGKEYGSMEEVIGAARAANAHNFISQLPQGYDTQVGERGVQMSGGQKQRIAIARAIIKVPRILLLDEATSALDSESERVVQEALDQASVGRTTIIIAHRLSTIQHADLIAVIQDSKITETGSHHDLIEDTDSLYSTLVHLQRSQKNNVMLSTGTNNTNYNGASKSKTDINSTSSRRFSRISRSSPANQGDGEHVNIEHKNTNQQTLLVPSFKRLLEMNLPEWRQAVLGSAGAILFGAIQPIYSFTMGSMVSVYFLSDHAKIKEKTRIYALCFVGLALFSFIVNVIQHYNFAAMGELLTKRIRERMLSKLLTFEIGWFDQDENSSGAVCSRLSKDANVVRSLVGDRMALVVQTLSAVTIAFTMGLIIAWKLAIVIIAIQPLIIGCYYYKCILLKNMSAKAIKSQDETSKLAAEAVSNLKTVTAFSSQDRILKMLEQAQEGPHCENARQSRYAGIGLGISQSLMACTWALNYWYGGKLLSDGLINSKAFFETFMILVSTGRVIANAGTMTSDIAKGSDAVGSVFAVLDRITLINPEDPDGHKPEKIKGHLELQDVHFTYPLRPDVPIFAGFTIKIEAGKSTALVGQSGSGKSTIIGLIQRFYDPLKGSVKIDGKDIRSFHLRSLRKHIALVSQEPTLFAGTIRENITYGASDATNESEIIEAAKAANAHDFITGLKDGYDTGCGDRGLQLSGGQKQRIAIARAILKSPAVLLLDEATSALDSQTEKVVQDALEHLMVGRTSVVVAHRLSTIQNCDTIAVLDKGKVVENGTHSALLAKGSAGAYYALVNLQRLRDTNG; via the exons ATGGGATCAATTCGATGCATTTTTATCCATGCTGCTGGGGCTGATAATTTCTTGATGTTCTTTGGCTTAATTGGAGCCATTGGTGATGGTATCTTCATGCCTGTCCTGATTTATACAACTAGCAAGCTCATGAATGCTATTGGGGATACATCTGCAGGAATTGATTCTCAGTTCATCCGCAGCATCAACAAG AATGCACTAGCTTTGTGCTACTTAGCTTGTGGCCAGTTGTTTGCTTGTTTCCTTG AGGGGTACTGCTGGACGAGAACTGCGGAAAGACAAGCTTCAAGATTAAGAGCAAGATATTTGAAAGCAGTACTAAGGCAAGATGTCGGTTACTTTGATTTGCATGTGACAAGCATCGCGGAAGTAATCACTAGCGTTTCTAGTGACAGCCTCATTATTCAAGATGTTATCAGTGAAAAG GTCCCCTTGGTTGTGATGAATGTGGCTGCATTTTTCGGTGCCTATTTGGTGGGATTCTTGATGTTGTGGAGACTAGCTATTGTTGGGTTGCCGTTGGTGGTAATATTGGTTGTTCCAGGATTGATTTGTGGGAGAAATCTAATGGGAATTGCAAGAGATATGCGAGATGAGTATAACAAAGCAGGTACAATAGTGGAAAAAGCAATCTCATCAATAAGAACAGTTTATTCATTTGTTGGAGAGAATAAAACCACGATAGAGTACTCTGCTGCACTGCAAGGAACAGTAGATTTGGGAATTAAACAGGGATTAGCAAAAGGTTTGGCTATTGGAAGTAATGGCCTTGTGTTTGCTATCTGGGCCTTCATGTCTTACTATGGTAGCAGAATGGTGATGTACCATGGTGCCCATGGTGGAACTGTTTTTGCTGTTGGTGCTGCCAACGCTTTAGGTGGATT GTCACTTGGTACTGCTTTATCGAATGTGAAATACTTCTCTGAAGCCATTGCTGCTGGAGAACGAATAATGGAAATGATAAACAGAATCCCTGTGATTGATTCAGAGAACAAGGAAGGTGATATTCTAGCAAATGTATTGGGGGAGGTGGAATTCAAACACATTGAATTCGCATACCCTTCAAGACCAGAAACTACAATATTCAAAGACTTGAACCTCAAGATTCCTGCTGGGAAGGCAGTGGCATTGGTCGGTGGGAGCGGCTCTGGGAAGTCAACAGTAATAGCATTGTTGCAGAGATTTTATGATCCAGTAGGGGGAGAAATAATGGTGGATGGAGTAGGCATAGAGAAGCTGCAGTTGAAATGGCTGAGGTCACAAATGGGCTTGGTGAGTCAAGAGCCAGCATTATTTGCAACAACAATAAAAGAGAACATACTTTTTGGCAAAGAATATGGAAGTATGGAGGAGGTTATAGGAGCGGCCAGAGCTGCAAATGCTCATAACTTCATTAGTCAGTTGCCTCAGGGTTATGATACCCAG GTGGGGGAAAGAGGCGTTCAAATGTCAGGAGGACAAAAGCAGAGAATAGCAATAGCTCGAGCAATTATCAAAGTACCTCGCATCCTCCTCCTAGACGAGGCTACCAGCGCTTTGGACTCTGAGTCTGAACGTGTTGTACAAGAAGCACTTGACCAGGCCTCTGTTGGCCGGACCACCATCATCATTGCCCACCGTCTCTCAACCATCCAACATGCTGACCTCATTGCCGTTATTCAAGATAGCAAAATCACAGAGACTGGCTCACACCATGATCTCATTGAAGATACAGACAGCCTGTACTCAACTTTAGTCCACCTCCAACGTTCCCAAAAAAATAACGTGATGTTGTCTACTGGTACCAACAATACTAATTATAACGGTGCTTCAAAATCTAAGACTGACATCAATAGTACAAGTTCTCGAAGATTTTCAAGGATTAGTCGATCAAGCCCTGCCAACCAAGGAGATGGTGAGCATGTCAATATTGAGCATAAAAATACTAATCAGCAAACTTTGTTAGTACCATCATTTAAAAGACTTCTGGAAATGAATCTTCCTGAATGGAGGCAAGCTGTATTAGGGAGTGCTGGGGCAATCTTATTTGGTGCCATTCAGCCAATTTATTCTTTCACTATGGGTTCTATGGTATCAGTGTATTTTCTGTCGGACCATGCCAAAATCAAGGAGAAAACTAGGATTTACGCTCTCTGTTTTGTTGGTTTGGCACTGTTCTCTTTTATCGTCAATGTAATTCAGCACTATAACTTCGCGGCTATGGGTGAGCTCCTGACAAAGAGGATCAGAGAAAGAATGTTGTCCAAATTACTCACTTTTGAGATTGGTTGGTTTGATCAAGATGAGAATTCCAGTGGTGCTGTTTGTTCCAGGCTCTCCAAAGACGCTAATGTG GTGAGATCTTTAGTGGGTGATCGCATGGCCCTTGTAGTTCAGACACTATCAGCAGTGACAATAGCCTTCACCATgggcctaattattgcttggaAGCTTGCTATTGTAATAATCGCCATCCAGCCCCTTATCATTGGTTGCTACTACTACAAATGTATTTTGCTTAAAAATATGTCTGCAAAGGCTATCAAGTCACAAGACGAGACTAGCAAGCTGGCAGCAGAAGCTGTTTCAAATCTCAAAACAGTCACAGCCTTTTCATCCCAGGACCGAATACTCAAAATGCTCGAACAAGCCCAAGAAGGCCCACATTGTGAAAATGCTAGACAATCAAGGTATGCAGGTATCGGTCTAGGAATTTCCCAGAGTCTCATGGCATGCACTTGGGCATTGAACTACTGGTATGGCGGCAAACTCCTTTCTGATGGTCTGATCAATTCCAAGGCTTTCTTTGAGACCTTTATGATCCTGGTAAGTACAGGTCGGGTAATTGCTAATGCCGGAACCATGACTAGTGACATTGCCAAAGGTTCTGATGCTGTTGGATCAGTTTTTGCTGTCCTGGACCGAATCACGCTCATTAACCCCGAAGACCCTGATGGCCATAAGCCTGAGAAAATAAAGGGCCACCTTGAGCTCCAGGATGTTCACTTCACATATCCCCTGCGGCCAGATGTGCCAATTTTTGCAGGTTTCACAATCAAGATTGAAGCAGGGAAATCAACAGCATTAGTGGGGCAAAGCGGCTCTGGCAAGTCAACCATAATTGGGCTGATCCAGAGATTCTACGACCCTCTTAAAGGTTCAGTAAAAATAGATGGAAAAGATATAAGATCGTTTCACCTCAGATCACTGAGGAAACACATTGCACTTGTCAGTCAAGAACCTACATTGTTTGCTGGAACAATACGCGAAAACATCACCTACGGAGCATCTGATGCAACCAACGAATCAGAAATCATCGAGGCAGCCAAGGCAGCAAATGCTCATGATTTCATCACTGGTCTAAAAGATGGATATGATACAGGGTGTGGCGACAGAGGATTACAACTCTCTGGTGGTCAAAAGCAACGCATTGCAATCGCCCGAGCAATCCTGAAAAGTCCAGCTGTGTTACTGttagatgaagctacaagtgctCTTGATAGTCAAACCGAGAAAGTGGTGCAAGATGCACTAGAGCATCTTATGGTGGGAAGGACTAGTGTGGTGGTGGCACATAGATTAAGTACAATACAAAACTGTGACACAATTGCAGTGCTTGACAAAGGAAAGGTTGTTGAAAATGGAACTCACTCGGCCTTGCTAGCAAAGGGATCCGCTGGGGCCTATTACGCTTTGGTTAACCTTCAAAGATTAAGGGACACCAACggctaa
- the LOC108214548 gene encoding ABC transporter B family member 15, with translation MAKTVLKKKTTGSIRSIFMHADGADKLLMTLGFIGTVGDGFSMPVMLYTTSMLMNDIGGTSSGVDAQFTHSINKNALSLCYLALGQLVVCFFEGYCWTRTAERQASRLRARYLKAVLRQDVGYFDLHVTSISEVITSVSGDSLVIQDVISEKIPVFVMNVASFIGAYVAAFLMLWRLAIVGLPFLVILIIPGLIYGRTLMGIARKMREEYNKAGTIVEQAISSIRTVYSFVGESKTITEYSAALEGTVDLGLKQGLAKGLAIGSNGLVFAIWAFMSFYGSRLVMYHGAHGGTVFAVGAATAIGGLSLGAALSNMKYFSEATAAGERILEVINRIPKIDSDNMEGEILENVSGEVEFKHIEFAYPSRPETIIFKDLNLKIPAGKAVALVGGSGSGKSTVIALLQRFYDPVGGEIMVDGVGIEKLQLKWLRSQMGLVSQEPALFATTIKDNILFGKEDGSMEEVIGAAKAANAHNFISQLPQGYDTQVGERGVQMSGGQKQRIAIARAIIKAPRILLLDEATSALDSESERVVQEALDKASVGRTTIIIAHRLSTIHNADLIAVVQDGEIRETGSHNDLIQDPNSLYSILVHLQHSQKNCVPLSTSTNYKVASISNVDINNTSSRRISMVSRSSSANSRGGEYVNLDNKHPTEQIFPVPSFKRLLAMNLPEWRQAILGSCGAILFGAIQPVYAFAMGSMISVYFLPEHDEIKEKTRIYALCFVGLAVFSFLFNIIQHYNFAAMGEYLTKRIRERMLSKILTFEIGWFDQDENSSGAVCSRLSKDANVVRSLVGDRMALVVQTLSAVIIACTMGLVIAWKLALLMIAVQPLVIVCFYCKRILLKNMSSKAIKSQDECSKLAAEAVSNLRTVTAFSSQSRILKMLEKAQEAPRRESARQSWYAGIGLGVSQSLMSCTWALDFWYGGKLIADGEISSKALFETFMILVSTGRVIADAGAMTNDLAKGSDAVGSVFAVLDRYTLIEPEDPDGHKPEKVMGHVELRDVDFSYPARPDVPIFAGFTIKIEAGKSTALVGQSGSGKSTIIGLIQRFYDPLNGSVKIDGKDIRSFHLRSLRKYIALVSQEPTLFAGTIRENITYGASEETDEIEIIEAAKAANAHDFITGLKDGYETWCGDRGVQLSGGQKQRIAIARAILKNPAVLLLDEATSALDSQSEKVVQDALEHVMVGRTSVVVAHRLSTIQNCDTIAVLDKGKVVENGTHSALLAKGSTGAYYALVNLQRRADTNN, from the exons ATGGCCAAGACTGTGCTTAAAAAGAAGACCACGGGTTCAATCCGGTCCATTTTCATGCATGCTGATGGTGCTGATAAATTGCTCATGACTCTTGGCTTCATTGGTACTGTTGGTGATGGTTTCTCCATGCCTGTCATGTTGTATACCACTAGCATGCTCATGAATGATATTGGGGGCACTTCCTCTGGAGTTGATGCTCAGTTCACACACAGCATCAACAAG AATGCTTTGTCTTTGTGCTACTTGGCCTTGGGTCAACttgttgtttgtttttttg AGGGATATTGCTGGACAAGAACAGCAGAGAGGCAAGCTTCAAGATTGAGAGCAAGGTATTTGAAAGCAGTGCTTAGGCAAGATGTCGGTTACTTTGATTTGCACGTCACAAGTATTTCTGAAGTTATTACCAGCGTGTCTGGCGATAGCCTAGTAATTCAAGATGTTATCAGTGAAAAG ATACCTGTGTTTGTGATGAATGTGGCATCATTTATCGGGGCGTATGTGGCCGCTTTCTTGATGTTGTGGAGACTTGCCATAGTCGGGTTGCCATTTTTGGTGATTTTGATTATACCTGGATTGATTTATGGGCGCACGTTAATGGGAATTGCAAGGAAGATGAGAGAAGAATATAACAAAGCAGGGACTATAGTAGAGCAAGCAATATCATCAATCAGAACAGTTTATTCATTTGTTGGGGAGAGTAAAACGATTACAGAATACTCTGCTGCACTTGAAGGGACAGTAGATTTGGGACTTAAACAAGGTTTAGCAAAAGGCTTGGCGATTGGAAGTAATGGCCTTGTGTTTGCTATTTGGGCCTTCATGTCTTTTTATGGTAGCAGATTGGTGATGTACCATGGCGCCCATGGCGGGACAGTTTTTGCTGTTGGTGCTGCCACTGCTATAGGTGGATT ATCACTTGGTGCTGCTTTATCGAATATGAAGTACTTCTCAGAAGCCACTGCAGCTGGAGAACGGATACTGGAAGTAATAAACAGAATACCGAAAATTGATTCAGACAACATGGAAGGTGAAATACTAGAGAATGTATCTGGGGAGGTGGAATTCAAACACATTGAGTTCGCATACCCTTCAAGACCAGAAACTATAATATTCAAGGACTTGAACCTCAAGATTCCTGCGGGGAAGGCAGTGGCATTGGTAGGTGGGAGCGGCTCTGGGAAGTCAACAGTAATAGCATTGTTGCAGAGATTTTATGATCCAGTAGGGGGAGAAATAATGGTGGATGGAGTAGGCATAGAGAAGTTGCAGTTGAAATGGCTGAGGTCACAAATGGGGCTGGTAAGTCAAGAGCCAGCATTATTTGCAACAACAATAAAAGACAACATACTTTTTGGCAAAGAAGATGGAAGCATGGAGGAGGTTATTGGGGCGGCCAAAGCTGCAAATGCTCATAACTTCATTAGTCAGTTGCCTCAGGGTTATGATACCCAG GTGGGAGAAAGGGGAGTGCAGATGTCAGGAGGACAAAAGCAACGAATAGCAATAGCTCGAGCAATAATAAAAGCACCCCGTATTCTACTTCTAGACGAGGCCACCAGCGCTCTGGACTCCGAGTCTGAACGTGTTGTACAAGAAGCACTTGACAAGGCCTCTGTTGGTCGCACAACCATCATTATTGCCCATAGACTCTCAACTATCCACAATGCTGACCTCATTGCTGTTGTCCAAGATGGTGAAATAAGAGAAACTGGATCACACAATGACCTCATTCAAGACCCAAATAGCCTCTACTCAATTTTAGTCCACCTTCAACATTCACAAAAAAACTGTGTGCCATTGTCCACCAGTACTAATTATAAAGTTGCTTCAATATCAAACGTTGACATCAATAATACGAGCAGTCGAAGAATATCTATGGTTAGCCGATCAAGCTCAGCCAACTCAAGAGGAGGTGAGTATGTTAATCTTGACAACAAACATCCTACTGAACAAATTTTTCCAGTACCATCATTTAAAAGACTACTAGCAATGAATCTTCCTGAATGGAGGCAAGCTATATTAGGGAGTTGTGGGGCGATTTTATTTGGTGCCATTCAGCCTGTTTATGCTTTCGCTATGGGTTCTATGATATCAGTGTATTTTTTGCCTGAACATGATGAAATCAAGGAGAAAACAAGAATATATGCTCTGTGTTTCGTTGGGTTGGCAgtgttctcttttctttttaacaTAATTCAGCATTATAACTTTGCTGCTATGGGTGAGTACTTGACAAAGAGGATCAGAGAAAGAATGTTGTCCAAAATACTCACTTTCGAGATTGGTTGGTTTGATCAAGATGAGAATTCTAGTGGTGCTGTTTGTTCTAGACTTTCCAAAGATGCCAATGtg GTGAGGTCTCTGGTGGGTGATCGCATGGCACTTGTAGTTCAGACATTGTCAGCAGTTATAATAGCTTGCACTATGGGCCTAGTAATTGCATGGAAGCTTGCACTTCTGATGATTGCCGTTCAACCCCTTGTAATTGTTTGCTTTTACTGCAAACGTATTTTGCTTAAAAATATGTCATCCAAGGCCATAAAATCACAAGACGAGTGTAGCAAGCTGGCTGCTGAAGCTGTTTCAAATCTCAGAACTGTCACAGCCTTTTCATCTCAGTCACGAATACTCAAAATGCTCGAAAAAGCCCAAGAAGCCCCACGGCGTGAAAGTGCTAGACAGTCGTGGTATGCAGGTATTGGTCTTGGAGTTTCTCAAAGTCTCATGTCATGCACATGGGCCTTAGACTTTTGGTATGGTGGCAAACTCATTGCTGATGGGGAGATTAGTTCCAAAGCCCTCTTTGAGACTTTTATGATATTAGTAAGTACTGGTCGAGTTATAGCTGATGCTGGAGCTATGACCAATGATCTCGCCAAAGGTTCTGATGCTGTTGGGTCAGTTTTTGCTGTGTTGGACCGATACACGCTCATTGAACCTGAAGACCCCGATGGCCATAAGCCTGAAAAAGTAATGGGCCACGTCGAGCTCCGGGATGTAGACTTTTCATACCCCGCGAGGCCAGATGTGCCAATTTTTGCAGGTTTCACAATCAAGATTGAAGCAGGGAAATCAACAGCATTAGTGGGGCAAAGCGGGTCTGGTAAGTCAACCATAATAGGGTTGATCCAAAGATTCTATGATCCACTCAATGGTTCAGTAAAAATTGATGGGAAAGATATAAGATCATTTCACCTTAGATCCCTGAGGAAATACATCGCACTTGTCAGTCAAGAACCTACATTGTTTGCTGGAACCATACGTGAAAACATCACCTATGGAGCATCTGAGGAGACCGACGAAATAGAAATCATCGAGGCAGCCAAGGCAGCGAATGCTCATGATTTCATCACCGGACTAAAAGATGGATATGAAACATGGTGTGGTGACAGAGGAGTACAGTTATCTGGGGGTCAAAAGCAACGCATTGCCATCGCCAGAGCAATCCTAAAAAATCCAGCCGTGCTTTTGttagatgaagctacaagtgctCTTGATAGTCAATCAGAGAAAGTGGTGCAAGATGCACTAGAGCATGTCATGGTGGGGAGGACCAGTGTGGTAGTGGCACATAGATTGAGTACAATACAAAATTGTGACACAATTGCAGTGCTGGACAAAGGAAAGGTTGTTGAAAATGGAACCCACTCAGCCTTGCTAGCAAAGGGATCCACTGGTGCCTACTACGCGTTGGTTAACCTTCAAAGAAGAGCCGACACTAACAACTGA
- the LOC135151292 gene encoding ABC transporter B family member 15-like: MNVAAFFGAYLVGFLMLWRLAIVGLPLVVILVVPGLICGRNLMGIARDMRDEYNKAGTIVEKAISSIRTVYSFVGENKTTIEYSAALQGTVDLGIKQGLAKGLAIGSNGLVFAIWAFMSYYGSRMVMYHGAHGGTVFAVGAANALGGLSLGTALSNVKYFSEAIAAGERIMEMINRIPVIDSENKEGDILANVLGEVEFKHIEFAYPSRPETTIFKDLNLKIPAGKAVALVGGSGSGKSTVIALLQRFYDPVGGEIMVDGVGIEKLQLKWLRSQMGLVSQEPALFATTIKENILFGKEYGSMEEVIGAARAANAHNFISQLPQGYDTQVGERGVQMSGGQKQRIAIARAIIKVPRILLLDEATSALDSESERVVQEALDQASVGRTTIIIAHRLSTIQHADLIAVIQDSKITETGSHHDLIEDTDSLYSTLVHLQRSQKNNVMLSTGTNNTNYNGASKSKTDINSTSSRRFSRISRSSPANQGDGEHVNIEHKNTNQQTLLVPSFKRLLEMNLPEWRQAVLGSAGAILFGAIQPIYSFTMGSMVSVYFLSDHAKIKEKTRIYALCFVGLALFSFIVNVIQHYNFAAMGELLTKRIRERMLSKLLTFEIGWFDQDENSSGAVCSRLSKDANVVRSLVGDRMALVVQTLSAVTIAFTMGLIIAWKLAIVIIAIQPLIIGCYYYKCILLKNMSAKAIKSQDETSKLAAEAVSNLKTVTAFSSQDRILKMLEQAQEGPHCENARQSRYAGIGLGISQSLMACTWALNYWYGGKLLSDGLINSKAFFETFMILVSTGRVIANAGTMTSDIAKGSDAVGSVFAVLDRITLINPEDPDGHKPEKIKGHLELQDVHFTYPLRPDVPIFAGFTIKIEAGKSTALVGQSGSGKSTIIGLIQRFYDPLKGSVKIDGKDIRSFHLRSLRKHIALVSQEPTLFAGTIRENITYGASDATNESEIIEAAKAANAHDFITGLKDGYDTGCGDRGLQLSGGQKQRIAIARAILKSPAVLLLDEATSALDSQTEKVVQDALEHLMVGRTSVVVAHRLSTIQNCDTIAVLDKGKVVENGTHSALLAKGSAGAYYALVNLQRLRDTNG; encoded by the exons ATGAATGTGGCTGCATTTTTCGGTGCCTATTTGGTGGGATTCTTGATGTTGTGGAGACTAGCTATTGTTGGGTTGCCGTTGGTGGTAATATTGGTTGTTCCAGGATTGATTTGTGGGAGAAATCTAATGGGAATTGCAAGAGATATGCGAGATGAGTATAACAAAGCAGGTACAATAGTGGAAAAAGCAATCTCATCAATAAGAACAGTTTATTCATTTGTTGGAGAGAATAAAACCACGATAGAGTACTCTGCTGCACTGCAAGGAACAGTAGATTTGGGAATTAAACAGGGATTAGCAAAAGGTTTGGCTATTGGAAGTAATGGCCTTGTGTTTGCTATCTGGGCCTTCATGTCTTACTATGGTAGCAGAATGGTGATGTACCATGGTGCCCATGGTGGAACTGTTTTTGCTGTTGGTGCTGCCAACGCTTTAGGTGGATT GTCACTTGGTACTGCTTTATCGAATGTGAAATACTTCTCTGAAGCCATTGCTGCTGGAGAACGAATAATGGAAATGATAAACAGAATCCCTGTGATTGATTCAGAGAACAAGGAAGGTGATATTCTAGCAAATGTATTGGGGGAGGTGGAATTCAAACACATTGAATTCGCATACCCTTCAAGACCAGAAACTACAATATTCAAAGACTTGAACCTCAAGATTCCTGCTGGGAAGGCAGTGGCATTGGTCGGTGGGAGCGGCTCTGGGAAGTCAACAGTAATAGCATTGTTGCAGAGATTTTATGATCCAGTAGGGGGAGAAATAATGGTGGATGGAGTAGGCATAGAGAAGCTGCAGTTGAAATGGCTGAGGTCACAAATGGGCTTGGTGAGTCAAGAGCCAGCATTATTTGCAACAACAATAAAAGAGAACATACTTTTTGGCAAAGAATATGGAAGTATGGAGGAGGTTATAGGAGCGGCCAGAGCTGCAAATGCTCATAACTTCATTAGTCAGTTGCCTCAGGGTTATGATACCCAG GTGGGGGAAAGAGGCGTTCAAATGTCAGGAGGACAAAAGCAGAGAATAGCAATAGCTCGAGCAATTATCAAAGTACCTCGCATCCTCCTCCTAGACGAGGCTACCAGCGCTTTGGACTCTGAGTCTGAACGTGTTGTACAAGAAGCACTTGACCAGGCCTCTGTTGGCCGGACCACCATCATCATTGCCCACCGTCTCTCAACCATCCAACATGCTGACCTCATTGCCGTTATTCAAGATAGCAAAATCACAGAGACTGGCTCACACCATGATCTCATTGAAGATACAGACAGCCTGTACTCAACTTTAGTCCACCTCCAACGTTCCCAAAAAAATAACGTGATGTTGTCTACTGGTACCAACAATACTAATTATAACGGTGCTTCAAAATCTAAGACTGACATCAATAGTACAAGTTCTCGAAGATTTTCAAGGATTAGTCGATCAAGCCCTGCCAACCAAGGAGATGGTGAGCATGTCAATATTGAGCATAAAAATACTAATCAGCAAACTTTGTTAGTACCATCATTTAAAAGACTTCTGGAAATGAATCTTCCTGAATGGAGGCAAGCTGTATTAGGGAGTGCTGGGGCAATCTTATTTGGTGCCATTCAGCCAATTTATTCTTTCACTATGGGTTCTATGGTATCAGTGTATTTTCTGTCGGACCATGCCAAAATCAAGGAGAAAACTAGGATTTACGCTCTCTGTTTTGTTGGTTTGGCACTGTTCTCTTTTATCGTCAATGTAATTCAGCACTATAACTTCGCGGCTATGGGTGAGCTCCTGACAAAGAGGATCAGAGAAAGAATGTTGTCCAAATTACTCACTTTTGAGATTGGTTGGTTTGATCAAGATGAGAATTCCAGTGGTGCTGTTTGTTCCAGGCTCTCCAAAGACGCTAATGTG GTGAGATCTTTAGTGGGTGATCGCATGGCCCTTGTAGTTCAGACACTATCAGCAGTGACAATAGCCTTCACCATgggcctaattattgcttggaAGCTTGCTATTGTAATAATCGCCATCCAGCCCCTTATCATTGGTTGCTACTACTACAAATGTATTTTGCTTAAAAATATGTCTGCAAAGGCTATCAAGTCACAAGACGAGACTAGCAAGCTGGCAGCAGAAGCTGTTTCAAATCTCAAAACAGTCACAGCCTTTTCATCCCAGGACCGAATACTCAAAATGCTCGAACAAGCCCAAGAAGGCCCACATTGTGAAAATGCTAGACAATCAAGGTATGCAGGTATCGGTCTAGGAATTTCCCAGAGTCTCATGGCATGCACTTGGGCATTGAACTACTGGTATGGCGGCAAACTCCTTTCTGATGGTCTGATCAATTCCAAGGCTTTCTTTGAGACCTTTATGATCCTGGTAAGTACAGGTCGGGTAATTGCTAATGCCGGAACCATGACTAGTGACATTGCCAAAGGTTCTGATGCTGTTGGATCAGTTTTTGCTGTCCTGGACCGAATCACGCTCATTAACCCCGAAGACCCTGATGGCCATAAGCCTGAGAAAATAAAGGGCCACCTTGAGCTCCAGGATGTTCACTTCACATATCCCCTGCGGCCAGATGTGCCAATTTTTGCAGGTTTCACAATCAAGATTGAAGCAGGGAAATCAACAGCATTAGTGGGGCAAAGCGGCTCTGGCAAGTCAACCATAATTGGGCTGATCCAGAGATTCTACGACCCTCTTAAAGGTTCAGTAAAAATAGATGGAAAAGATATAAGATCGTTTCACCTCAGATCACTGAGGAAACACATTGCACTTGTCAGTCAAGAACCTACATTGTTTGCTGGAACAATACGCGAAAACATCACCTACGGAGCATCTGATGCAACCAACGAATCAGAAATCATCGAGGCAGCCAAGGCAGCAAATGCTCATGATTTCATCACTGGTCTAAAAGATGGATATGATACAGGGTGTGGCGACAGAGGATTACAACTCTCTGGTGGTCAAAAGCAACGCATTGCAATCGCCCGAGCAATCCTGAAAAGTCCAGCTGTGTTACTGttagatgaagctacaag